Part of the Lolium rigidum isolate FL_2022 chromosome 6, APGP_CSIRO_Lrig_0.1, whole genome shotgun sequence genome, CATGCACGCCTGTTAAACTGATCTGGATGAAGTACTCTTCTTGTTGATGTAATTACTCTTGTTTTCTGCATCAACTTTAATAAAGAAGGTTATGTGCATCACATTGATATAGAGGTCAGGAGTTCTAACCTCCTGTTCGAAAAAAAGGAACTGAATGCACTTGAAGTAAAAGCGCAAAAGCTAAAAGAGGAGTGAAGTAGTCCGTTCGACCTCTGGAACCAGCACATCTCAGTGTGTAATAAACTTATAATTACATATTCATTCATTAAACAACTTCCGAGAATCAAGCGCTGGCTTGGTGGCTAGCACCCTCCGTGGCGAGCTTGCCCACCCAGGTTCAACTCGTAGCCTCGGAGGTGAAGCGTTCTGACTAAGCTAGATGAtatcttttttcgaaatggaggtgGTATCTTTATTGTGCATGAAAAAATTGCTTGGGAGGTTTCAATCTACCTAAGAGCATATAGCCAAGAGAGGGATCCTTCCCCCATTTGCCAGCATTACTCATTAAGCAGCTTCTCATGAGGATTCTCTCAAAGTTTCGTGTGAACAACTGAACATTAGGGTGAGCCACTGGTTTTGTGCAACATTGGAGCATTTAACAGGATACTACTAATTCAATCCAGCCAATCCAAGAAATGAGGCTCCGGTAATGCCCTCAGTTCTGCGGCCTGAAGGTGCCGCTAGCGCTGCTTTGGCATTTCATCATGCAGAGAGTATCAGCAGCACAAATGGAAACAAAGCCGATTTCTTTGATTCGTTTCCTTGGAAAAACCAAACTTCCAGAAACTATTCGGTTCCCCAGTCACGATTAGAGCGTCAAACGGCTACACTAAAACTAGAGACCGGGTCGGCGAAACAATCGCTCCGATTAAGCGAGGGATGATCTACTTTGCGGAGCAAAGCCAGATCCGACAAGACAAGGATCCGAGTTCTTCTAGCTGGTGCAGATCGCGGAAGGGGACGGGGGAGCTGCTGACCTGAGTTTCGTGAGGTGATTTAGCTTGCGGTATTTTCTCTTCTCGTCTCCCCGATTTATCGTCTCTTGGTCGGGAGGTGACCGCCGCCGCGTTCGCGAGCGGAGCTGCTGTGGAGGAGAAGAACGTCCGAGATGTGTAGACCTGCGGGGTTGGTTGCTGGGCTGCGGTCTGCGGGTACGCGACGCGAGATACCACGATATGGGTCTGAGGGAAAAATGAAGATACCACGAGATGGACGGGTCATATCAGGGCTATTTTTTTAACATAATACTTTTTTGTattaaatttcagaaataatacattTTTTTAGCCCATATCAGGTGTAGTGGTAGTGGGTAGTGCCCAGCTCTCCATTTCAACACCAAATGGTTTTGAAAACAAttcaaaaaatatcaacattcatTCGACACCCCATATGTATGCATCATGTCACAAACTTGTAGTTTCAAAATTTAATTGCAACTCATGAGATGAGAAAAAAAATGGCTTCTGAATACAAGTAGGATAATCTTTAGATTATATGTGAGTTTGGTAATATTCAGAACCTTGCTCTCCTTTTTTGTTTATGAAGTTCTGAATCAAATTTGAACCTTAACTTCAATACCATTCTAGATgtgtatttgtttgaaaaattctaGTGTATATTATTTAATTTTCTTCATGGCTGTTAGACGTGTTTTATGTGCCTTTAGTGCACCTGTACACTTTAAGTGTGCTAGTGCATTTTATATGCCCCAGGATGGATGAACTAGTTTTGTCATGACGATCTACGAATATATTCTGATTATCATTATTCTCTCTCTTCGCTTCCCCTTACGTTTCATCTCTCGATCTATAGCTCTCTCTTCCCCCCTCCCATTTTCTTGATCTTGCATTATTATGGACATACCATGactaacataggcatcccaaatgggcctgccgaagatagtacccggggtttactgaaggcccactacccgaagaataagaagattcgggagcccaagataNNNNNNNNNNNNNNNNNNNNNNNNNNNNNNNNNNNNNNNNNNNNNNNNNNNNNNNNNNNNNNNNNNNNNNNNNNNNNNNNNNNNNNNNNNNNNNNNNNNNCCATAGGCATTgacagttgataccttgtcaatgacTTTTGGCTTCAGATCAGACCCACATCAACTGAATATCCTTAGAAGCTAAGTTGATAAGTACGAAGGGGTAGGAGGCATTACATTCGGAAGAGGCCCGGAGTATAGATATAATTGGGTCACAGTTGGAGTACCTCTACCATATTCAGTTCAACAAAATGCACTAGCTTTTACAAAAACATCATTATTTTAGTTTCTTTATTTATAGAAGAGGATAAAGAGTACCCTAACACTAACCCACTTGCATCCCTAGACCAGCGATGCGATGCCGGCCGTGGCCATCTGGAAGGAAGATCGCCATAATATTTTCTCATGGCATGGAGACAATATAGTTCCTTTTTAGTTGGCCGCGTAATCTGGTATTGGAGCAAAGGGCCACCACCTAGACCTGCTCTTATATTTTCTATAAATACTAGCGAAGATATGCATTTGTACGAGTTAATTTTATTAAATGTGATTTGGACTAGTGTTGAAATTTGTAGTGAATTCGTATCAAGTGAATAGATTAATCACTTCAGCCCATCACTTGGTATTGGTAACATATAGGAAATATCAGAATTGGATTGACGATGGATGTTCCGAGAAGATTGTCCACATAAAGAGGAATAACAGGATGATCCAATTCAGTTGCAAGAACAAATGATATATATGTACTTGAAAATGCAGATGTTGAGAAAATAGAGGGCATGGCAACGTGGGGGTGGACTGCGGGTTGATATGTGATTTTTTGAGGAACTGAAatgcaagaaaagaaagattttttcgataaaggatgctttattacttttgggaagcaattacatccagcctctgcataaccaggatgcacacagccgtttaagtATCTGgaatcaaaataaataaaaactaggcgaaatacatatcgaagcgatgaatTATATAACGCCTAAGATGAGGGAGGCGCAACAATCcgcagactatgctgccacccatgtagggaaaacgtatccctcgccgtagcctccaaccgtgtacagatctccgtaaataggtctcggttctccacccgcggaagaggtaaccacgaacggagaatacctgtacatctatagatgacctgcaacaaagaacaatttttatcattaaaaatcttgtcatttctacttagccaaagcgcccagataactgtaagcgctcccaccctaagaagcaacttaaaccttgagccGACACCATGAAGccagttgccaaagacattggctacactagtcgggggatacagggtagacgctacttggatgactgaccaaataGAACGCGCAAAATGGCACTGgaaaaaaaggtgtttaatagtttcatcatgatgacagaaaacacaccttgAACTTCCATGCCAATTTCGCTTCAcatgattatctttagtaagaataactcctcgacgaaggtaccatccaaaaattttgatttttaatggtatcttcatcttccagattttcttattattatcaactggtgtaTCAGagtgaaggatcgcattgtataacGATTTAACTGAGAACTtgtcatctacatgaagattccatctaaattcgtccggttcgGGTGATAGATGAATATCTCCCAGTCGGTGAATTAGATCATTCCATGCTaatagcctttgtccaagtaaaacccgtctgaacgtcacattcgggggtgaggtagccattaccgcagcaatggtatcacctttgcgacgaacaatactatacagagcgggatactgttcacttaagggagcATTGTCtagccaaacatcttcccagaaacgtatctgTTCTCCGTTCTTaatcgagaaagtaccatggcgaaagaaaacattctttgtcgccatgaggccagcccagaagtgagaatccccaggtttccaaaccacttgagataaagtcttcgagccaatatactttctccgaaggatAGTTTGCCATATCCCctcctcggtaagaagcttaaaaagccatttacccagcagagctgaattcttaACCTCTAGGTCGTGAATTCCAAGTCCGCTTTGATCTTtgagactacaaactatactccatttcaccagtcggtatttctttttctcgctacccccttgccaaaagaatctggatcgataataatcgagtttatgcagaattcctttgggcaaaagaaagaatgataacatatacagtaccatattggtgagtaccgaattaatgagtaccaatcttcctctcaggacaacaatttacctttccaactactaaggcgtttttgtagtctttcttcaacaattttccattcagcaattgtaagtcttcgataatgaatcggaatacccaaatagcgaataggaaattggccttgcccacaaccaaacaactctgtatatagagccatatcattttgggcatcgccGAAGCAgaataattcacttttatggaaattgattttcaatcccgacaactgctcgaacgctgacaaaattaatttcagattacgagccttttcgagatcatgatccataaaaagaattgtatcatcggcatattgaaggatagataagcccccatcaaccagatgtgggatcacaccttcaatttgaccatcagacttggcacgCTCTATGGGTATCGCCAGCATAtctgctacaatgttaaacaacatcggtgatagcggatccccttggcgtaacccctttcgtgtttggaaatagtggccggtgtcatcgttaacccgaattgccacactaccttcatacacaaaatcataaattagagcccgccactcaggagaaaaacctttcatcctgagtgtctgctgaagaaaagaccacttgaccttatcatacgccttttcgaaatctaattttaaaataaccccatttaatttcttagtatgcatctcatgtactgtCTCATGCAAAGCTGCCACTCCATCTAGGatgtttcttccttgcatgaaagcagttTGCGATGGTTGAACTACATGATCCGCaatcgtattaagtctaatggtggtcactttcgtgaaaattttgaaactgacgtttaaaaggcaaataggtctatattgttgaatcctttctgcctcattaaccttcggtaacaaaattacttcaccaaaatttagacgaaataaagaAAGATGAAGCAGACAAATAAAGAAACCTTATTCCATCTAGTGTTATATATATAGATATACTTACACCAGATCGGTAGCGGATCTTTTCCCTCCATTCCAGAATATATGTCATACAAATTTGGTTAGAAGTCAAAGTTCTCTATGTTTGAACAACTTTATAGTCAAACGCATGAACAACTCAATACCAAACTCATATCTTTAGATCCACCATAAAATTTGTTTTCATAGTGTATTTATTTAATATTGTAGATGCTTCTATACTGTTGGTCAAACTTAGTAAGATTTGACTATATGTTTTCTAATTTATAATTTTATAACCTAATAatgtaataataaagaaaatagtaTTTCTCCCAAAATTTGGTGACTCTACACTCGAATAACAGACTTAGCCCTCCACCACCAATGCCGCATTACCCTACCGGTTTGTTTGTTTTTCCTTCCCGAACACACCTATGGTGGCTTTGGTTCGACTGAATTTGAGAGAAAGAAGAGAGGAAGAGAAGGATGTGGGGTGGTAGGTCGCTTGAAGTATATTCCCGTAATGATTTGCTTAATTTGTTTTAACACAATCTACCTAAATCTACCTACTGTATATGTGAAAATTATTGGTAGAGATTCATGGAGTCCAAGTGGTTCATTGACTTACAAATTCATctatttacttttgcttattgAATTTGAAAAAATCTAAAAAGAAAAGGGACTACTCGTCAAGAAATTGGTATAGTTGGGGGAGTCTTTGGCAACATAAACTCTTGATATATGTTCATGCAAAATGAAATGCATTTTTTTAAAGAGCTATCGACATTAAAAATTTGACTGTTCATTGGACTTTCGTTGGCTAAGGTTATGATGGTCGAACAATTTTAGGGCACGACTAAGTGTTATTTTTTCTTGTGTTGTACCAAACAGACATATTTGCTAGTTTTAACTAAGTTTATATGGATTAAATGTTGGAGCTTCCATCATATCATGAAAACAAATACTCCTTCCGTCTAAAAATAGGTATATCAACTTTATCTATATACGAATATATCTCTTTAATTAAAATGCATTTagatatatctttatcttcaaaaTATTGAGATACATATTTTTAGATGGAGGAAGTAACACTGGTAAGCCAACAAAATCCTCTTTTTTAGATGTGCAACAAAAGCCATCGAAGGATGTCAACACACTAGCATCCACCGAGCACAAACCAGCGGGCGGGTCACTCTTCGGCCAACCGTTATGAGTTTAGCATCGCCAACATTTCTATTACCTCTTCTGGTCCAGGGTCGTGGAAGTCGGGAGTGGAGTACAAGAGCGCCAATGATGCTCGGAGTAGCGCAATTGTTGACGTATCACCACTGGCAGGGACGGGGAGTCCCATCTCGTTCAATCGCTCCGGCCAGGCCGAACGCGTGGAGGGTGTTCGACGAAATTGTCTCAGCGACTGAGCGGTGTTGAGAAGTTGAGCTTAGCTTGACTACTTGCGCTGCCTCGGTACGTGTCAATGTAGCAACAGGTAATACCTATCCTTTTGCTTTAATTTGATTCTGAGCCTGCCACCGTGCACACCAAAGATGACCTATTCAGCCCTGTCTAGGTCCAATACAGCTGCCTAACTGAAAACACTAGATGGAAAATAGTGAGCATATTGACTGTGAACCACATTTTTTCAGTCTTTTCCCCCCTTTTTTTGTGTGTACCAAAATGTGGGGACACAACATTTTTCACACCGAACAAAGCACACCATTGACTTTTATGCAAATCCCTTTCTTGGTTCTCTTATATCTGTTCAATTAGCATGTAATGAACTCATCCATCAGATAGCAAGAAATATCTCATCAAATGGAGAGACCAAGCAAGTGGAGGTCTGTGCTTCCGTCTTCCTTTGTTTTAGTACTCCCATTCCTGATCAGCCTTCTATATCCCAACTGCGAATTCACATATGCAAGAGACACACTCCTTCCAGGACAATCTCTTAACTCTAGCCAGATCCTGCTCTCAAATAATGGCATCTTCAAGTTGGGTTTCAACTGCTCAGTCAGGGAGTATTATGATGGGTATTGCGGTTTTGGCATCTGGTTCACTACCTCATGGTCTTGTCATCTTGATTATTTACCACTTTGGCAACCTCATTTGGTTTTCGATTTTGATTGTGATTTATCATCAGTTAGCCTCTCAGAGGATGGCATGCTACATATAACTGACAGCAAAGGCACTCGCCTTTTGATCTCAGATTACACGATCAACCCTTCTATCCCTGCTATTGCAGTGCTTCTTGATGACGGAAATCTTGTATTAACTGACCAAAGAAACAGTTCCGTGGTGCTTTGGCAGAGTTTTGATTACCCGACTGCTAGTGCTGTACTGCTCCCTGGAATGCGCTTGGCGGGGCTCAGTCCATTCATGGGAAATAACGTGTCGCTTATTTCTTATACTAGTGAGTATGACTATGATTTGGCAGGTTTTACTCTGCAGCTGGATGCAACAAGAAGGCGAGGTTTTATTATCCAGCAAAATCCTACCGGTTTGGTGTTTGCTGGTACTTTTCCTAGCTGGATAAACATTCGCAAAGATGGAGATTTTGCGCTCACATTAAATGAGACACATACATATATGCGTTTAAATAGCTCTGGGTTTATTGAATTTGCTTCTCAAGAGGCATGCAGTTCTGTTTTATGGTCTGCTCCAGAAAGTATATGTGACTTTGATTCGTACTGTGGACCTTATGGCCTCTGCACAAGGTCAGGCTCTTGCATATGTCCTGCTGGTTTCTGGCCATCGATCACAAACCCATGGAATGTTCTTGGCTGTTTGGGGGAGGTGCGGCAGATGCCTATAAGTTGTGAAAGAGGCAGTTCAGCTCATCCAGATGTGCAATTTTATCCAATAGATGGCATCTATAGGTTTCCTAAAGATTCTTACAGCACAGATGCCAGAAGCATGAACGAGTGTGAaacctcttgcataaggaactgtACATGTACTGCCTTTGCTTACAATGTAACCTGCCTGTTATGGTTTGGGGAGCTACGAAGCACAGTAGTGCTTGACTCTGGGTCTAATGGCAGTCGTTTGTACATAAGTACGTCCACcatacagcagcagcagcaccaccaccaacaACAATCAGGTTTTAGAGCTTCTCTGTTTCTGTTGGTATTGGCTGTGCcagccatcattgttattagtctGATTATTTTGTGGAGATGTAGAACAAAGTTATTCACAACAAGAAATGTGTATGAAAATGAAAGCCTTGTGGTTTTCTCATTTGCGCAAATAAGGAACTCAACAAAACAATTCTCTGAAATACTCGGAGAAGGTGGTTTTGGCTGTGTTTTCAAGGGAACATTGCCAGGTTCCGTTGTAGTGGCTGTCAAGAAGCTAAAAGGCCTTGGACAGGGAGAGAAGCAGTTTCGAGCAGAGGTCCAGACCATTGGGATGATTAATCACAAGAATCTTGTTCGTCTACTTGGATTCTGTGCTGATAGCAATAACAGGTTGTTGGTCTATGAGTACATGGAAAAAGGTTCCTTAAGTTCGCATCTCTTTTCTACAGATTCTGCAAAGTTGAGCTGGGAATTGCGGTACCGTATAGCTCTTGGAACAGCAAGAGGCTTATCTTATCTGCATGAGGAGTGCAAGCATTGCATTATACACTGCGATATGAAGCCGGATAATGTTCTTCTTGATGCAGACTTTTGTCCAAAGATTGCAGACTTCGGTATGGCAAAGCTTCTTGGTCGAGATTTCAGCAGGGCCCTAACAACAATGCGAGGGACCATCGGATATCTTGCACCGGAGTGGATCTCAGGGTTACCAATCACACATAAGGCTGATGTCTACAGCTATGGAATGATGCTTTTTGAAATCATATCAGGACGAAGGAATGCAGAGAAAATTAAGGAAGGGAAGTTTACTTACTTTCCCATCTTTGCTGCAGTCAAGGTGAATGAAGGAGATGTTATGTGTCTATTGGATAGTAGGTTGGAAGGTGATGCAGATGTGGAGCAGCTGACCAGAGCTTGTAGAATTGCATGCTGGTGCATCCAAGATGCTGAAGATCATAGGCCAAAGATGGGGCAAATTGTTCAAATACTAGAGGATGGTCTGGCTGTCGAAGTACCTCCAGTTCCAAGGTTACTGCAGAATTTTATGGGCACGTATGATTGATTGCACTCGCtctacagattttttttttttatgtAGTACCTCAAAGACTGAAAGCCTTTTTATGTTTGTCCAAACCTATGTCAAGAATTAAGTATCCAGAGTTATGTGTCTTTTATATTCTCTAAAGTGAACATATCACATTCAGAGGTTCTGAATTGTAATTTGTTATCATTATATACCTGCTTAGTTTCAAGAGAACATTTTCACGTGTTTCTATGCTGGCAGGATGGCCTGTGCATTCGACATTCAGAACTGTACATATTTATATATTTATATGAAATCGAGTGTTAAATATAACGTGAATGAATTCTTCTAGATGTATTTACGAACCACATACTGTTGTGTTTGCACAAGTTAATTAAACCTGTTGTATGAAGCACAAATGCTTGCAGAATATAAAATCAATTATGGCATTTTTGCTGTGGGAAAACTTGAAAGACTGAAGTAATACGAATAATTATCTGGCTGATGTCACTGTATTTAATATGGAAATTCCAAATTAGACCCACGAATTCAACTTTAGAATAGAACTCCAAGATGAACAGTAAGTAATTTCCAACAAAAAATTCCGTCCCTCAATTTTATATTTAGCATAAAATGATTCATTCCCTGATTTTGTTCAGATTAATTCCGAGTTTCTAACAATCTCAgggtctatttttttttttttgagaggttTCAGGGTCTATCTTGGAGCTTCCATTTCACTCACAGTATCAGCCTCTGGTTGCTGAGAGCTTCTTGGTTCGGTAAGTCCTTGGTTGGGGTCATTCAGACAAGCTATACATTCATATGATCATTAGATCAATCATGAGTTCAATCAGCTTCCATTCTTTTCTTCATGTAATTGAAGAGTTCTATTTTCCT contains:
- the LOC124667503 gene encoding G-type lectin S-receptor-like serine/threonine-protein kinase At2g19130 gives rise to the protein MERPSKWRSVLPSSFVLVLPFLISLLYPNCEFTYARDTLLPGQSLNSSQILLSNNGIFKLGFNCSVREYYDGYCGFGIWFTTSWSCHLDYLPLWQPHLVFDFDCDLSSVSLSEDGMLHITDSKGTRLLISDYTINPSIPAIAVLLDDGNLVLTDQRNSSVVLWQSFDYPTASAVLLPGMRLAGLSPFMGNNVSLISYTSEYDYDLAGFTLQLDATRRRGFIIQQNPTGLVFAGTFPSWINIRKDGDFALTLNETHTYMRLNSSGFIEFASQEACSSVLWSAPESICDFDSYCGPYGLCTRSGSCICPAGFWPSITNPWNVLGCLGEVRQMPISCERGSSAHPDVQFYPIDGIYRFPKDSYSTDARSMNECETSCIRNCTCTAFAYNVTCLLWFGELRSTVVLDSGSNGSRLYISTSTIQQQQHHHQQQSGFRASLFLLVLAVPAIIVISLIILWRCRTKLFTTRNVYENESLVVFSFAQIRNSTKQFSEILGEGGFGCVFKGTLPGSVVVAVKKLKGLGQGEKQFRAEVQTIGMINHKNLVRLLGFCADSNNRLLVYEYMEKGSLSSHLFSTDSAKLSWELRYRIALGTARGLSYLHEECKHCIIHCDMKPDNVLLDADFCPKIADFGMAKLLGRDFSRALTTMRGTIGYLAPEWISGLPITHKADVYSYGMMLFEIISGRRNAEKIKEGKFTYFPIFAAVKVNEGDVMCLLDSRLEGDADVEQLTRACRIACWCIQDAEDHRPKMGQIVQILEDGLAVEVPPVPRLLQNFMGTYD